CAGCAGGGCGCCGCTGGCCGGGTCGAATTTCAGCACATCAAAGGCGCGTTCATGCGCCGCGCCGGCGCGCTGGTAACTGACCTGCAGCGGCTGGCCCGGCTTGCTCGGCAGGCGCAGGATCATCGACTGGTAACTGCCGACCTCGGCGGCAATGGCCGGCCAGCGGGCCTGCAGGTCGAAGCGGGGCGATGCGCGCCTGTCGCCGCGTTCGCCGCGCGGCGGGCCGTCGCCGGCACGATCGCGGGAGACGCCGGCCAGCGAGTTGACCGCATCGCGGTACCAGTCATACGACCAGAACAGCCCGGTCAGCGCCGACAGCAGATAGCAGACCAGTACCCAGGTACCGGCGGTGGCATGCAGATTCCACAGGAAGGCACGGCCTTTCAGGGCCGGTTTGAAGGCCAGCCAGTTGCGCCATTGCCGCATCAGCCGTGGCCAGCGCAGATACAGCCCGCTCAGGCACAGGAACAGCAGCGCCAGGGTCGAGGCGCCGACAATGGATTTGCCGGTCGGACCGGCCAGCAGGAAGCGGTGCAGTTCGCGAATCAGCTTCATCGCATCGGCGCCGGTCGGCGTCGCCATCCGTTCGCCGCTGTAGGGGTTCAGATACAGGGTTTCGCCACGCTTGCCACCGGGGCCGGCAAACGCGATTCGCGCCGGCCGGTCGGCATCGGCCGGCAGCATGATGAACGCAATGCGCTTGCCGGGCCCGGCCACGCGCGCGGCCAGCGCATCGGGGGCGAGCCGGACGGCAGCAGGCGGCGGCACGATATTGCCGCGATTGAGCAGCGAGACGATTTCGTCCTCGAATGACAGCAGGGCGCCGGTCAGACCGACGACTGCCAGCACCAGCCCGGCAGTGATGCCGAACAGCCAGTGCAGCTGGAACCAGACTTTTTTCAACAAGGGAGTCTCCGCGGGACCGTCAGATCTCGGCCCATTGGCGCAGCAGATTGTGATAGTGACTGGTCAGCGACAGCACTTCGGTACTGTCGCCAACCTGTTCGCGCAGGCGCTGGATGGTCAGGTCCAGATCGAACATCATGGTGCGGCGCCAGTCGTCGCGGATCATGCTTTGCGTCCACAGGAACGCACAGACCCGGCTGCCGCGCGTGACCGGTTCAACCCGGTGCAGGCTGGTGGACGGATAGACGATGGCATCACCGGCCGGCAGCCTGGCCTGGTGCTCGCCATAGGCGTCCTCGACCACCAGTTCGCCGCCCTCGTACTCGTCCGGGTCGGACAGGAACAGCGTGGTCGATACGTCGGTGCGCAGCGCCGGGCCCTGGCCGCGCACGCGGCGGATGGCGTTGTCGACGTGATTGCCGTACTGGCCGCCGCCCTGGTACAGATTGAAGTACGGCGGCAGGATGCGGTGCGGCAGCGCGGCCGAGAAAAACAGCGGATGGCGGGTCAGCGCGTCGGTCACGACTTCGCGCAGCCCCTCGATGACCGGCGAGTTCTCCGGCAGTTGCAGATTGCGTTTGCTCTGCGATGCCTGAATGCCGGCGGTTGCCTGGCCGTCGACCCATTCGGCACTGGCCAGGATGCGGCGGCATTCGGCCACCTGTTCGCGGCTCAGCACTTCCGGTACGTGCAGCATCATGATGCGGATCTCCTGAATGGCAAAAACCGCCCGGTGCGGAAGGCACCGGACGGGGAGGGGGACTGCAGACTCAGAACTTGACGTTGGCGCTCAGCACCGCCTGACGTCCCGGTGCCACCGACACCATGTGGGTTACGTAGGCCTTGTCGTAGTAGGTCTTGTCGAACAGATTGGTCACGTTCAGGCGGACGCTGACATTCCTGGTGATGTCGTAGCTGGCCATGGCATCAAAGCGCCAGTACGACGGCACCCACTTGGTATTGGCCGGATCGCCGTAGACCCTGGACATGTAGTACGCGCCACCGCCGACAGTCAGTTGCGGCAGGAACTTGTAAGTTGTCCACAGGCTGAAGCTGTTCTTCGGCGTATTCGGGAACTGGTTGCCCTTGTTGGCCGCGTTGTTGTTGTAGCTCCAGCTGGTGCCGTTGCGGGTGCTCCAGTACGAGCCGCCGGTTTCCTTCAGTTCGCTGTCCAGATAGGTGTAGCCGCCGAACACCTGCCATTTCGGCGTCAGCACGCCGGCGATGCCGAGCTCGAAGCCGTTGATCTCCTGCTTGCCGACCGTGGCCATGGTGTTCGCATCGACGTTGACCTTGGCATTGGTCTTGGTGATGTTGAAGATCGCACCGCTCAGCGACAGCCTGTTGTCGAGCAGGTTCCACTTGGTGCCAAGCTCGATGCTGCGGGTCTTTTCCGGTTCCAGGTCCTTGTTGGTGGCCGAGATCGAGTCGGCGCCGTCACCGGCGGCAATACCCGGCGGGTTGGCGGCGGTCGAATAGTTCAGGTAGATGCTGCCGTTTTCGAGCGGCTTGAACACGATGCCGGCCTGGTAGCTCCAGAAGGTGCTGTCGCTGCTGAGATTGCTGGCCGCATTCGGTGCCGTGCCGTTGGTGGTGTACGCACGCTGCTCGGTATCGAAGCGGTCATAGCGCAGGCCAAGGTTCAGCAGCCATTGCGGATTCAGCGTCAGCGTGTCGAACGCATACAGGCCCTGGGTGTTGGTCGTGGTTTTGGTGCCGGCGGTCGCGCGGACCACCGAGCCGGTCCACGGGTCGTGCGGGTTCGGGTTCTGGATATTGGCGTTCGAGGTGCCGGTGACGGTGTAGCCGCGATTGTCGACTTCGGTACGGCTGATTTCAAAACCGGTAGCGATGGTGTGCTTGATGGCGCCGGTCAGGAAATGGCCGGTCAGCTCGGTCGCGTTGATGATGACTTCGCTGCTCGAATGGCGGTTTTTCGAGCTGCGCGGCATGGCCGGGCTGCCATTGACGATATTCGCGCTGGAGTCGCCCGGATTGGTGACCACATAGTCGTTCAGCGAGCGGGTGTAGCGCGTCGCATTGCGCAGGGTGAACTGGTCGTTCAGGTCATGCTCGATCCTGACCGTGCCGCTGTCGACCCGGGTCTTGCGGAAATCGCGATCGACCAGGCCATAGAAATTGTTGCGGTCCACACCGAGCGGACCGCCATCGCCGTTCTGCGACGCAGCCGGGTTCGCGGTCGGCTTGCCGGTCGGTGCCGTGGGGCTGGTTACGGTGAGGTACGGCGAGATCGGATTGTTGTACGGAATGCCGTAGTCGGGCATGTCGTCGGTCTGGAAGTGGTAATAGTCCAGATTCACCCGGGTCGGCGTGCCCAGGCCCAGGGCCAGCGACGGCGCCACGCCCCAGTGATTGAGATCGACCTCGTCGCGGCCCGGTACATCGCTCCTGAAGCCAAGCAGGTTCAGGCGCAGGGCCGACGTCTCGCCGAGCTGGCGATTCAGGTCGACGGTGGCGCGCATGTACTTGTCGGTGCCGAAGCCGACATCGACCTCGCCGAAATCACCGAGGCGGGCCTGCTTGGTGGTCAGGTTGATGCTGCCGCCGACCGCGCCGCCGCCGCTGAAGGCCGAGTCAGGCCCCTTGATCACGTCGACCTGCTCGACGTTGAACATGTCACGCGATTGCGAACCCGGGTCGCGCAGACCGTCGATAAACAGATTGCCTTGCGAATCGAAGCCACGGATGAACGGACGGTCGCCGGCCGGGTTGCCGCCTTCCCCCATGCCGAAGGTGATGCCCGGCGTGCTGCGCAGTGCATCCTGCAGGCTGGTGGCATTGGTTTCGCGGAGCACTTCCCGGGTGATCACGGTTACCGACTTCGGCGTGTCGACCAGTGGTGCGGTGTATTTGGTCGAGGCGGCGCGCTCGGCCGTATAGCTGTCCGGATTGATGGCCGGCGCTGACACGTCGACGGCCTGCAGTTGTTTCGGTTCGTCCGCCAGTGCGGTCGCCGGCAGGGTGATGGCCAGTGCCGTCAGCGCGACGGTGCGGTTCAGGCGCGGCGGGTGACAAGGCGCGTGCTTGCGGCTTTTGATATACGACATCCAGGAGCTCCATGCGGGGAATAGCGGCGTAAGCGCTGTCCGCCGGCCCGGATCGTCGTGCTCATGTCATGAAAACGCGGTCTGGACCGGGGGCGGGGCTTCGCCGCTTTAGTTGTTGTAAGAATCTTCTGGCTGGCTTCCTGGGCGCCGCAAAGGCGGGCGGTGGTGGCTTGCTTGAGGGCTTCGTTACAAGATCGGCTTCAGAATGTGGAATGATAATGCTTCCTATTTTCAAGGGTCAATCCAAGTGTTATTGACCTTGCTCAGAATTAACCGTCATGAAACGAGAATTTTCTGTATCAGAAACGGTAAAAGACTGTATTTCAGCGCTTTTCCGGCTCGCTGGTCCTGCCTGGCAGCGGTGTGAACAAAATGCGACGGTCGATATCCTGCAGCCGTGCGCAGCCGCACAGCGCCATGGTCACTTCGAGTTCCTCGCGCAGCAGCTTGATCACATGGGCGGCGCCGAGCGCCCCGGCCGTGGCCAGTCCATGCAGATAAGGACGGCCGATCAGCACCGCGCGGGCGCCGAGCGCCAGCGCCTTGACGATGTCGCTGCCACGGCGGATACCGCCATCGAGCAGCAGCGGCAGCGAGGGACCGACCGCGTCGGCAATGACCGGCAGCGCGTCGATGCTGGCAGGCAGGGTATCCAGCGTTCGCCCGCCATGATTGGACACGATCACGCCATCAATGCCGAGGCGCGCCGCCTGCTGCGCGTCCCGTGCCGAGCAGATGCCTTTCAGGATCAGCGGCAGGCGGGTCAGCCCGCGCAGGGCTTCGATATCGCGCCAGGTCGGGGCATGAGCCATCAGGCCGTCAAACACCATGCTCTGACCGGGCGCCAGCTGCGGCGTGCCCGGCATGGACATGCCGCGCAGGTTGACCGGTTCCACCCCCGGCGGCAGCTGAAAGCCG
This genomic interval from Microvirgula aerodenitrificans DSM 15089 contains the following:
- a CDS encoding Fe2+-dependent dioxygenase, giving the protein MMLHVPEVLSREQVAECRRILASAEWVDGQATAGIQASQSKRNLQLPENSPVIEGLREVVTDALTRHPLFFSAALPHRILPPYFNLYQGGGQYGNHVDNAIRRVRGQGPALRTDVSTTLFLSDPDEYEGGELVVEDAYGEHQARLPAGDAIVYPSTSLHRVEPVTRGSRVCAFLWTQSMIRDDWRRTMMFDLDLTIQRLREQVGDSTEVLSLTSHYHNLLRQWAEI
- a CDS encoding TonB-dependent receptor, which gives rise to MSYIKSRKHAPCHPPRLNRTVALTALAITLPATALADEPKQLQAVDVSAPAINPDSYTAERAASTKYTAPLVDTPKSVTVITREVLRETNATSLQDALRSTPGITFGMGEGGNPAGDRPFIRGFDSQGNLFIDGLRDPGSQSRDMFNVEQVDVIKGPDSAFSGGGAVGGSINLTTKQARLGDFGEVDVGFGTDKYMRATVDLNRQLGETSALRLNLLGFRSDVPGRDEVDLNHWGVAPSLALGLGTPTRVNLDYYHFQTDDMPDYGIPYNNPISPYLTVTSPTAPTGKPTANPAASQNGDGGPLGVDRNNFYGLVDRDFRKTRVDSGTVRIEHDLNDQFTLRNATRYTRSLNDYVVTNPGDSSANIVNGSPAMPRSSKNRHSSSEVIINATELTGHFLTGAIKHTIATGFEISRTEVDNRGYTVTGTSNANIQNPNPHDPWTGSVVRATAGTKTTTNTQGLYAFDTLTLNPQWLLNLGLRYDRFDTEQRAYTTNGTAPNAASNLSSDSTFWSYQAGIVFKPLENGSIYLNYSTAANPPGIAAGDGADSISATNKDLEPEKTRSIELGTKWNLLDNRLSLSGAIFNITKTNAKVNVDANTMATVGKQEINGFELGIAGVLTPKWQVFGGYTYLDSELKETGGSYWSTRNGTSWSYNNNAANKGNQFPNTPKNSFSLWTTYKFLPQLTVGGGAYYMSRVYGDPANTKWVPSYWRFDAMASYDITRNVSVRLNVTNLFDKTYYDKAYVTHMVSVAPGRQAVLSANVKF
- a CDS encoding alpha-hydroxy acid oxidase, with product MPPAPRPGSIPRDIAAVADYEPFARRCLDDNAWAYLAGGAADEHTLRWNRAAFDAIRLQGSVLADVSGGHTRLTLFGHDYAHPVFLAPVAHQRLFHPDGELATAQAAEAMEAAMLVSTLASTRLEDIARAGRAPLWFQLYVQPDRGFTRTLVERAEAAGCRALVVTVDAPVWGLRNREQRAGFQLPPGVEPVNLRGMSMPGTPQLAPGQSMVFDGLMAHAPTWRDIEALRGLTRLPLILKGICSARDAQQAARLGIDGVIVSNHGGRTLDTLPASIDALPVIADAVGPSLPLLLDGGIRRGSDIVKALALGARAVLIGRPYLHGLATAGALGAAHVIKLLREELEVTMALCGCARLQDIDRRILFTPLPGRTSEPEKR